One stretch of Rosistilla oblonga DNA includes these proteins:
- a CDS encoding response regulator, with the protein MKSLDVVIIDDHEVVRSGITSLLSGPEVTVIGSAASGQEGLELMSKQLPDAVLLDIRMPDNDGLSTLQTLRASHPDLPIVMVSTYDNPTYVARSVALGANDYVLKGDSRSVFLDALTRAASGEEPSSDSLLRKIGESMSRSGKEAPPMDVPLTAREVQVLRHVALGLSNKEIGCSLNISVETVKEHVQNILRKLNAADRTDAAVRAVKMGLA; encoded by the coding sequence ATGAAAAGTTTGGACGTCGTAATTATCGATGATCACGAGGTGGTCCGCAGTGGCATTACGAGCTTACTGTCGGGGCCTGAAGTTACGGTCATCGGTAGCGCTGCTTCTGGACAGGAGGGGCTGGAACTGATGAGCAAGCAATTGCCCGACGCGGTGCTGCTGGATATTCGGATGCCCGACAACGACGGGCTGTCGACTCTGCAAACGCTGCGAGCAAGCCACCCCGACCTGCCGATCGTAATGGTCAGCACCTATGACAACCCGACCTACGTCGCGCGTTCGGTCGCTTTGGGTGCTAACGATTACGTTCTCAAAGGCGATTCTCGCTCGGTCTTCTTGGATGCCCTGACCCGCGCAGCAAGCGGCGAGGAACCTTCCTCCGACAGCCTGCTGCGTAAAATCGGCGAATCGATGTCGCGATCGGGCAAGGAAGCACCTCCTATGGATGTGCCACTGACAGCCCGTGAGGTCCAAGTCCTGCGACACGTTGCATTGGGTTTGAGCAACAAAGAGATCGGTTGCTCGCTGAACATCAGCGTCGAAACCGTCAAAGAGCACGTGCAAAACATCTTGCGCAAGCTCAACGCTGCCGACCGAACCGACGCAGCTGTCCGCGCCGTCAAGATGGGCTTGGCGTAA
- the astD gene encoding succinylglutamate-semialdehyde dehydrogenase — translation MPESTRREEPLSDLFIEGNWIAGEGPPLNRTSPADESIVWSGRQASGDQARTAVQSAAGAAADWAACSLADRIAVVRRFGEQLASRRDEFARCISQQVGKPVWEAATEVATSIAKVEVSIAAIDDRTPVTQQDLDGFRAVGRYRPIGVVLVLGPFNFPLHLPGGQIIPALLAGNTVVFKPSELAPAVGQMLVQAWQAAGLPAGVINLLQGDAKVAAAAIDHPKTGGVLFTGSRTAGAAIHRQLAGRPEVQLALEMGGNNPLVVADAQPMAAAIDLVIQSAFLSAGQRCTCARRLIVVESPENREFVKRLAAAIPRIRCGLPDADPPPFCGPLISPAAAEKVLAIQAALCQQGGLPLVAASRDSVCRALVSPGLIDVTAAGVDDEECFGPLLQLQWVDDFDAAIAAANATRFGLAAGLVGGSADDFARFRHEVRAGVINWNRQTTGASGRLAFGGIGESGNHRPAGYFAADFCSDPVASLESDRLTPPASLLPGLEDTQP, via the coding sequence TTGCCAGAATCCACCCGCCGCGAAGAACCGCTGTCCGATCTGTTCATCGAGGGAAACTGGATCGCTGGCGAGGGGCCGCCGCTGAATCGAACCAGCCCAGCCGACGAATCGATTGTCTGGTCGGGACGTCAAGCGAGTGGCGACCAAGCTCGAACTGCCGTTCAATCGGCCGCCGGCGCCGCGGCCGATTGGGCCGCTTGCTCTTTGGCGGATCGGATCGCCGTCGTCCGCCGCTTTGGCGAACAACTTGCCAGTCGCCGCGACGAATTTGCCCGCTGCATCTCACAACAGGTGGGTAAACCTGTCTGGGAAGCAGCGACCGAAGTCGCGACATCGATCGCGAAAGTCGAAGTTTCGATCGCCGCAATCGACGACCGCACTCCTGTGACTCAGCAAGACCTCGATGGTTTCCGAGCCGTCGGTCGCTATCGTCCGATCGGCGTAGTGTTAGTTCTCGGGCCGTTCAACTTCCCCCTGCACCTTCCCGGCGGCCAGATCATCCCCGCGCTGTTGGCTGGCAATACGGTCGTCTTCAAACCGAGCGAACTAGCGCCGGCGGTTGGTCAGATGTTGGTGCAGGCTTGGCAAGCGGCGGGGTTGCCAGCGGGAGTGATCAACCTTTTGCAGGGGGACGCCAAGGTTGCCGCCGCGGCGATCGATCATCCGAAAACCGGCGGCGTCCTGTTCACGGGCAGCCGAACCGCGGGGGCGGCGATCCATCGCCAATTGGCGGGGCGTCCCGAAGTCCAATTGGCTCTGGAAATGGGAGGCAACAATCCGTTGGTCGTCGCCGACGCGCAACCGATGGCTGCGGCGATCGATCTGGTGATCCAGTCGGCTTTCCTTTCCGCCGGCCAACGCTGCACCTGCGCCCGCCGATTGATCGTTGTCGAATCTCCGGAGAACCGCGAGTTTGTTAAGCGTTTGGCGGCGGCGATCCCTCGCATCCGCTGCGGTCTGCCCGACGCCGACCCGCCCCCGTTCTGCGGTCCGTTGATCTCTCCCGCCGCCGCTGAGAAGGTGTTGGCGATTCAAGCGGCCTTGTGTCAGCAGGGAGGTCTGCCGCTGGTGGCTGCGTCGCGCGATTCGGTCTGCCGTGCGTTGGTGTCGCCTGGACTGATCGATGTGACCGCAGCAGGCGTCGACGACGAGGAGTGTTTTGGCCCGCTGTTGCAGTTGCAATGGGTCGACGATTTCGACGCAGCGATCGCGGCGGCTAACGCGACTCGGTTCGGACTGGCGGCTGGATTGGTCGGCGGTTCGGCCGACGACTTCGCTCGTTTTCGCCACGAGGTTCGCGCCGGAGTGATCAATTGGAATCGGCAGACGACCGGCGCCAGCGGCCGTTTGGCCTTTGGCGGTATCGGCGAGAGTGGCAATCATCGCCCGGCCGGTTATTTTGCCGCTGATTTCTGCAGCGATCCGGTCGCTTCGCTGGAGAGCGATCGGCTGACGCCACCCGCTTCGCTTCTACCTGGATTAGAAGATACCCAACCGTGA
- a CDS encoding DUF1598 domain-containing protein, whose translation MTVVFAGLPLTEAYSGDDGGGDDNNQNFNQVAGIEIDAAGVLRVREFSPELTRQRIAAARQQLPPDLARRSPLRKISLQRLEQAVAAKVEAGEKIPEDMLALAGLTGVEYVFFYPEEGEIVLAGPAEGFVEDASGRVRGIDTGRPVVLLEDLVVALRAFPPHEKSNAVISVSIDPTEEGLQRMQQFLASVRGRVRPSDAARLAAGLKGTMGMQNVSFKGVSTSTHFAQVLVEADYRMKLVGIGLEKLPVGLLSYVDRVHPRQVAANAMERWYFVPNYDCVRVSEDENAMQLLGKGVKLIAAGERVGKGGEREATRGVNKASQAFCQDFTNKFEEISRTVVVYAQLRNLIDVSIAAAYIQKQDFYGQAGWEMPVFGSEQAFAVETRTAPVQVETAVNAIWRGSTLMTPLGGGIKLQPRVALNSSRIQPDSEGRAAQAYKSQRTDSLKPGQWWWD comes from the coding sequence ATGACGGTAGTTTTTGCTGGCCTGCCGCTTACCGAGGCCTACTCTGGCGACGATGGTGGTGGTGACGACAACAACCAGAATTTCAATCAGGTTGCGGGAATCGAGATCGACGCCGCGGGAGTCCTGCGGGTTCGCGAGTTCTCGCCCGAACTGACGCGGCAGCGAATCGCGGCCGCTCGGCAGCAATTGCCCCCCGATTTGGCGCGACGCAGCCCGTTGCGAAAGATCTCGCTGCAGCGGCTCGAACAAGCTGTTGCCGCCAAGGTGGAAGCGGGCGAAAAGATCCCCGAAGATATGCTTGCCCTCGCCGGTCTGACCGGTGTTGAATACGTCTTCTTCTACCCCGAAGAAGGGGAAATCGTTCTGGCGGGACCTGCCGAAGGCTTCGTCGAAGACGCCAGCGGACGTGTCCGCGGCATCGACACCGGCCGACCTGTCGTCCTGTTGGAAGATCTGGTCGTCGCGTTGCGAGCCTTTCCGCCACACGAGAAATCAAACGCAGTGATCAGCGTCTCGATCGATCCCACTGAAGAGGGGCTGCAGCGGATGCAACAGTTCCTGGCTAGCGTTCGCGGCCGAGTTCGCCCCAGCGACGCGGCTCGCTTGGCGGCCGGACTGAAGGGGACGATGGGAATGCAAAACGTCAGCTTCAAGGGCGTTTCGACATCGACACACTTCGCTCAAGTGCTGGTCGAAGCCGATTACCGCATGAAATTGGTAGGTATCGGACTGGAGAAACTGCCGGTCGGTCTGCTCAGCTACGTCGATCGGGTCCATCCGCGGCAAGTCGCTGCCAACGCGATGGAACGCTGGTACTTTGTTCCTAATTACGATTGCGTTCGCGTCAGCGAAGACGAAAACGCGATGCAATTGCTCGGCAAAGGGGTCAAGTTGATCGCTGCGGGTGAACGCGTTGGGAAGGGAGGCGAACGCGAAGCAACGCGTGGCGTCAATAAAGCGAGCCAAGCCTTCTGCCAGGACTTCACCAACAAATTCGAAGAGATCTCGCGGACCGTTGTCGTTTACGCACAACTGCGTAACCTGATCGACGTTTCGATCGCCGCGGCCTACATCCAAAAACAGGACTTCTACGGCCAAGCGGGCTGGGAAATGCCAGTCTTTGGTTCCGAACAAGCTTTTGCTGTCGAAACCCGCACCGCACCGGTTCAAGTCGAAACGGCTGTCAATGCGATCTGGCGTGGCAGCACGCTGATGACTCCCCTTGGTGGCGGTATCAAGCTGCAACCGCGAGTTGCACTCAACAGCAGCCGGATCCAACCCGACAGCGAAGGACGGGCGGCTCAAGCCTACAAATCGCAGCGGACCGATTCGCTGAAGCCCGGCCAATGGTGGTGGGACTGA
- a CDS encoding PQQ-binding-like beta-propeller repeat protein, with product MVKILCLFLPATSLFGQSTDWPQWRGPHRDGKAAEQALLQQWPEGGPKLKWTFRDCGVGYSGFSIVGDQLFTMGLEEGQCYVIALKPSDGSELWRTPIGPAAKEDAYLMGWGGGPRSTPTVDGDHLYALSDAGVLACLKTADGELVWKVSLVDDFGGSIPKWGYSESALIDGDRVIVTPGGKNFMIGLDKRTGKQIWGSEGIEAKAQYASVIKHTVDGITFYVTASNPGLIAVDATSGKQVFADTGTANGVAVIPTPIATGDFVYHTSAYDAGNTLVKLAKGDSGTLAVEPVYSLSKESKSMENHHGGVVLVDGVIYGFTKTNRGNWMAQDFQTGDTLWMESVGKTRSGSIAYADGRLYCYGDQDGSVVLAEPSRNGLVVKGKLVLPEQTDIDRGKGAIWAHPVIAGNTLFLRDQDLVFAFDLKR from the coding sequence ATGGTTAAGATTTTGTGTTTATTCCTCCCCGCCACGTCGCTCTTCGGACAGTCGACCGATTGGCCGCAGTGGCGCGGTCCGCATCGCGACGGCAAAGCAGCCGAACAGGCGCTGTTGCAGCAGTGGCCCGAGGGTGGCCCCAAGCTGAAGTGGACCTTCCGCGATTGCGGCGTCGGATATTCGGGGTTCTCGATCGTGGGTGACCAATTATTCACGATGGGGCTGGAAGAGGGCCAGTGTTATGTGATCGCTTTGAAGCCGAGCGACGGAAGCGAACTCTGGCGCACGCCGATCGGACCGGCTGCAAAAGAAGACGCCTATCTAATGGGCTGGGGTGGCGGGCCGCGGAGCACTCCCACCGTCGATGGCGATCATTTATATGCGCTCAGCGATGCCGGCGTGTTGGCCTGCTTGAAAACCGCCGACGGTGAACTGGTTTGGAAAGTCAGCCTGGTCGACGACTTCGGCGGCTCGATTCCCAAATGGGGTTACAGCGAATCGGCGTTGATCGACGGCGACCGCGTGATCGTCACTCCCGGCGGTAAGAACTTTATGATCGGTTTGGATAAACGAACCGGAAAACAGATTTGGGGCAGCGAAGGGATCGAAGCGAAGGCGCAGTATGCGTCGGTAATCAAACACACAGTCGATGGGATCACGTTTTACGTCACCGCCAGCAACCCGGGACTGATCGCCGTCGATGCAACCAGCGGCAAGCAGGTGTTTGCCGACACGGGCACTGCCAACGGCGTCGCGGTGATCCCAACGCCGATCGCAACGGGCGACTTCGTCTACCACACGTCGGCCTACGATGCCGGCAACACGTTGGTCAAATTGGCCAAGGGAGATTCGGGAACCCTGGCTGTTGAACCTGTCTATTCGCTTTCGAAGGAATCCAAAAGCATGGAGAACCACCACGGCGGCGTCGTGTTGGTCGATGGCGTGATCTATGGATTCACCAAGACAAATCGTGGCAACTGGATGGCTCAAGACTTCCAAACCGGCGACACGCTGTGGATGGAATCGGTCGGCAAGACGCGCAGCGGTTCGATCGCGTATGCCGATGGCCGACTGTATTGCTACGGCGACCAAGACGGTTCGGTCGTGTTGGCTGAACCAAGTCGCAATGGTCTTGTCGTGAAAGGGAAGCTTGTGCTGCCCGAACAAACGGACATCGACCGCGGCAAGGGAGCGATCTGGGCTCACCCGGTGATCGCTGGCAACACCTTGTTCCTACGCGACCAAGACCTGGTCTTCGCGTTTGATCTGAAACGATAA
- a CDS encoding NAD(P)/FAD-dependent oxidoreductase encodes MRDNRKKEVIIIGGGLAGLACGVQLAKRGVDFEILEATDRVGGRVRTDIVDGYRLDHGFQVFLTAYPAAQQLLDYDRLQLRPLEPGALVRCGDQFSALLDPRRRPASILASALSPVGSLSDKLRMARLIRDVCRGELEELWEHVAQPTRYRLPGLNFSDRFIEQFLQPLLGGIFLDPELQTSSRMMEFVLRMFAQGDAAVPAQGMQAIPQQLAERIPTDRLQLESTVSEIEGTTIRMTDGSQRSAAQIVIATEGPAAARLLNIDESIPWQQVSCLYFTADEAPLQTKQMILSGETSGPINNLCELSTVAPEYSPAGKTLISVSVLKSDVPAMELHEPVVKQLRSWFGEQVDTWSLLRTFHIPFALPEQSIDRMQTVIKPVQRAGMPIVCGDHRETASIQGALSSGIRAAEAALGGLGDAG; translated from the coding sequence GTGCGTGACAACAGAAAAAAAGAGGTCATCATTATCGGAGGCGGTCTGGCCGGCTTGGCCTGCGGCGTTCAATTGGCCAAGCGCGGCGTCGACTTTGAAATTCTGGAAGCGACCGACCGCGTCGGCGGACGCGTTCGCACCGACATCGTCGACGGTTACCGGCTGGATCATGGCTTTCAAGTTTTCCTGACAGCCTACCCCGCAGCCCAGCAGCTGCTGGATTACGACCGGTTGCAGTTGCGGCCGTTAGAACCGGGAGCGTTGGTTCGCTGCGGCGATCAATTTTCAGCACTGCTTGATCCCCGCCGCCGCCCCGCATCGATACTCGCCAGCGCGCTGAGCCCCGTCGGATCGCTATCCGACAAGCTTCGCATGGCTCGTCTGATTCGAGACGTCTGCCGTGGCGAATTGGAAGAACTCTGGGAGCACGTCGCCCAGCCGACTCGCTACCGCTTGCCGGGTCTGAACTTCAGCGATCGCTTTATCGAGCAATTCCTGCAGCCGCTGTTGGGAGGCATCTTTCTCGATCCCGAGCTGCAGACGAGCAGCCGGATGATGGAGTTTGTGCTTCGGATGTTCGCTCAAGGAGATGCCGCCGTCCCAGCTCAGGGAATGCAAGCGATCCCGCAACAGCTGGCCGAACGGATCCCGACCGACAGGCTTCAGCTGGAATCGACGGTCTCGGAAATCGAAGGGACGACGATTCGCATGACCGATGGTTCGCAGCGATCGGCGGCTCAGATCGTGATCGCGACCGAAGGCCCCGCCGCCGCGCGGCTGTTGAATATCGACGAAAGCATCCCCTGGCAACAGGTCAGCTGCCTCTATTTCACCGCCGACGAAGCTCCGCTGCAGACGAAGCAAATGATTCTGTCGGGGGAGACGTCGGGGCCGATCAACAACCTTTGCGAACTCAGCACGGTCGCTCCCGAATATTCTCCGGCCGGCAAAACGCTGATCAGCGTCAGCGTTTTGAAATCTGACGTGCCGGCGATGGAGCTGCACGAACCGGTGGTAAAACAACTCCGCAGTTGGTTTGGCGAACAGGTCGACACGTGGTCGTTGCTGCGGACGTTTCACATCCCCTTTGCCCTGCCCGAACAATCGATCGATCGCATGCAAACCGTGATCAAACCGGTCCAACGGGCGGGAATGCCGATTGTCTGTGGCGACCACCGCGAGACGGCGTCGATACAGGGGGCACTCAGTAGCGGGATCCGCGCGGCCGAAGCGGCGTTGGGCGGACTCGGGGATGCTGGCTAG
- a CDS encoding aldo/keto reductase, whose protein sequence is MKQSTLPGSDVTVSQLALGCWGLTSDFHWGQRDAAAAQATVAAALDAGITLFDTATMYADGANETLLGELLAGKRNEVQIATKCTPAQTTADEVAAGLDASLTRLKTDYVDLYQIHWAGTDEELAEVWGALIQLKQLGKARAVGVCNLGPKQLDVVASLEKPSTDQLPYNLLFRAIENEILPRCKTQKMGVLAYSPLMHGMLRGEWKTADEVPATRARSRHFSSQREHVRHDEDGHETLTFDTIECLQQFADVSHNTMVELALRWLASNPQITSILVGASSPEQIAANAEAIARPLDKELLKQVNQVTDPLKQAMGTNADLWQSAAGSRIH, encoded by the coding sequence ATGAAACAATCCACCCTTCCCGGATCCGACGTCACCGTTTCGCAACTGGCTTTGGGCTGCTGGGGTTTGACCAGCGATTTCCATTGGGGCCAACGCGATGCCGCAGCGGCACAAGCGACAGTCGCTGCCGCGTTGGATGCCGGGATCACGCTGTTCGACACCGCCACAATGTATGCCGACGGCGCCAACGAAACGCTGTTGGGTGAATTGCTGGCGGGGAAGCGCAACGAAGTCCAAATCGCGACCAAGTGCACGCCGGCGCAAACCACTGCCGACGAGGTCGCCGCGGGGCTCGATGCATCGCTGACTCGGCTGAAAACCGACTACGTCGACCTCTACCAAATTCACTGGGCCGGCACCGATGAGGAGCTAGCCGAAGTCTGGGGCGCGTTGATCCAACTGAAGCAGCTTGGCAAAGCGCGTGCTGTCGGCGTCTGCAACCTCGGCCCAAAACAACTCGACGTGGTGGCTTCGTTGGAGAAACCGTCGACCGATCAATTGCCCTACAACCTGTTGTTTCGCGCGATCGAAAACGAGATCCTACCCCGCTGCAAAACGCAGAAGATGGGTGTTCTCGCCTACAGTCCGCTGATGCACGGGATGTTGCGAGGCGAATGGAAAACGGCCGACGAGGTGCCAGCGACGCGGGCTCGCAGCCGACACTTCTCGTCGCAGCGCGAACACGTCCGCCACGACGAAGACGGACACGAGACGCTGACGTTTGATACCATCGAGTGCTTGCAGCAGTTCGCCGACGTCTCGCACAATACAATGGTCGAACTGGCGCTGCGTTGGTTGGCGTCGAATCCGCAGATCACGTCGATCTTGGTCGGTGCCAGTTCGCCAGAACAAATCGCAGCCAACGCCGAAGCGATCGCGCGACCGTTGGACAAAGAATTGCTGAAACAAGTCAACCAAGTGACCGATCCGCTGAAACAGGCGATGGGAACGAATGCCGACCTTTGGCAATCGGCCGCCGGATCGCGGATTCACTAA
- a CDS encoding N-succinylarginine dihydrolase, whose protein sequence is MTISEINFDGIVGPTHHFGGLGIGNLASHRHAGEVANPRAAALQGLDKMATLARLGCRQAVLPPQPRPDMGLLRVCGFEGTPAEIIGRASQAAPSLLSAAYSASSMWAANAATVTRSNRGGDRRTHFSPANLVSSLHRSIEPHWTTAVLREIFADDSFCVHDPLPPATPLRDEGAANHMRLSDPSGDDSWDLFVYGEAQGTRFPPRQAEAACQAIARRHHLPPQRTLFLQQHPAAIEAGAFHNDVVATSCENVLLYHQLAFEDAESALDQLAADFQKSTGGPLYRIEIAANDFSLADAIDTYLFNSQIVRAGDDRDGSLRLICPLACQGHPRARAAIDKILADPNPITAVEFVDLRESMNNGGGPACLRLRVPIDDGQLEKIPASLIWSPQLDDNLRAWVISHYPTKLTLDDLGDFDRIEQTQQAMRELSSILDLQSIRPDVSF, encoded by the coding sequence GTGACAATTTCCGAGATCAATTTCGATGGTATCGTAGGCCCCACGCATCACTTTGGCGGATTGGGGATCGGCAACTTGGCATCGCATCGGCACGCCGGGGAGGTTGCCAATCCGCGAGCTGCCGCGCTGCAGGGGCTCGACAAAATGGCGACTCTCGCACGACTCGGCTGCCGACAAGCCGTGCTGCCGCCGCAACCGCGCCCCGACATGGGACTGCTGCGCGTGTGTGGGTTCGAGGGGACGCCGGCGGAGATTATCGGTCGGGCGAGCCAGGCGGCGCCGAGCCTGTTGTCGGCGGCTTATAGCGCGTCGAGCATGTGGGCGGCGAACGCCGCGACGGTCACGCGCAGCAACCGCGGCGGCGATCGGCGGACTCATTTTTCGCCCGCCAATCTGGTCAGTAGCTTGCACCGCTCGATCGAGCCGCACTGGACGACGGCTGTGTTGCGCGAGATCTTTGCCGACGACAGCTTTTGCGTCCACGATCCGCTTCCGCCAGCGACGCCGCTGCGAGATGAAGGGGCTGCGAACCACATGCGGTTAAGCGATCCGAGCGGCGACGATTCCTGGGATCTCTTTGTCTACGGTGAAGCTCAAGGGACGCGGTTTCCGCCACGCCAAGCGGAAGCCGCTTGCCAAGCGATCGCCCGGCGGCATCACCTGCCGCCACAGCGGACTCTGTTTCTGCAGCAACATCCCGCAGCGATCGAGGCTGGCGCATTTCACAACGACGTCGTCGCCACCAGCTGCGAAAACGTGCTGCTGTATCACCAACTGGCGTTCGAGGATGCGGAGTCGGCGTTGGACCAACTGGCCGCTGACTTTCAAAAATCGACTGGCGGGCCGCTGTACCGGATCGAAATCGCTGCCAACGATTTTTCGCTTGCCGATGCGATCGATACCTATCTGTTCAACAGCCAGATCGTTCGCGCTGGCGACGACCGCGATGGATCGCTGCGGTTGATCTGCCCGTTGGCGTGCCAGGGACATCCGCGGGCTCGCGCCGCGATCGACAAAATCCTTGCCGATCCCAATCCGATCACCGCCGTGGAATTTGTCGATCTGCGGGAGAGTATGAACAACGGCGGCGGGCCGGCATGTTTACGGTTGCGCGTGCCGATCGACGACGGTCAATTGGAAAAGATCCCCGCGAGTCTGATCTGGTCGCCGCAGTTGGACGACAATCTGCGGGCCTGGGTCATTTCGCACTATCCGACTAAGCTAACGCTGGACGATCTGGGAGATTTCGATCGGATCGAACAGACGCAACAAGCGATGCGGGAACTGAGTTCGATCTTAGACCTGCAATCGATCCGACCCGACGTTTCCTTTTAA
- a CDS encoding BON domain-containing protein gives MRRLFVGMAMMATMSMPLSAWSGDREIAEQIIAKLKTHRDSGALKDFKVDLKVNDGVVAFNGSVASATQRKLVLDATKSVDGIKDIVDGMQLPAANASKAAPSSAPTLVKTKPAVKAVPSSKGVSSIKMPQPVMIVDANATGVVKPAADIKALGLVKPTGQVIAPEAMVQPVAGPVTQLASSVEPIEAGDRDRELNARITKALTQAKQDGRLRGFAMDITTNGGEVWLQGRTVTAEQRQTMLEIVRNVPGVNNVLDDIKVMMQGNGAKVRQASDSVPVFAAAPVPMPSPGLAPASVRPVPRPAVAQAAPHAGMARSPARMMPVPYRPSTMPQPYANASHGMAVNRASMMGGQPMPMQPASAGMAYGSPRTDQPNLPNYAWPGYSAYPNYAALSYPKQYSPSAWPYIGPFYPYPQVPLNWRKVTLEWDDGWWQLDYSSKSR, from the coding sequence ATGCGACGACTATTTGTCGGTATGGCAATGATGGCAACGATGTCGATGCCGCTGAGTGCGTGGTCGGGAGATCGCGAGATCGCCGAACAGATTATTGCAAAGCTGAAGACGCATCGCGACTCGGGCGCGTTGAAAGATTTTAAGGTCGACCTGAAGGTCAACGATGGCGTGGTTGCCTTCAATGGCAGCGTCGCTTCGGCGACTCAACGCAAGTTGGTGCTCGACGCAACCAAGAGCGTCGATGGCATCAAAGACATCGTCGACGGGATGCAACTGCCTGCTGCAAATGCAAGCAAAGCTGCACCATCGTCGGCACCTACTTTGGTAAAGACGAAGCCTGCTGTTAAAGCTGTACCAAGCAGCAAGGGTGTTTCTTCGATCAAGATGCCGCAACCGGTAATGATCGTCGACGCCAACGCGACTGGCGTTGTCAAACCCGCTGCCGATATCAAGGCTCTGGGGCTCGTAAAGCCGACCGGTCAGGTGATCGCTCCCGAAGCGATGGTTCAACCTGTCGCCGGTCCTGTGACTCAATTGGCTTCGTCGGTCGAACCGATCGAAGCTGGCGACCGCGACCGCGAACTCAACGCACGGATCACCAAGGCTTTGACGCAAGCAAAGCAAGATGGTCGTCTGCGTGGATTTGCAATGGACATCACCACCAACGGTGGCGAAGTTTGGTTGCAAGGCCGCACCGTGACCGCGGAACAACGTCAAACGATGTTGGAAATCGTTCGCAACGTGCCAGGTGTCAACAACGTTTTGGATGACATCAAGGTGATGATGCAAGGCAACGGAGCTAAGGTTCGCCAAGCATCCGATTCGGTTCCCGTCTTCGCTGCGGCACCGGTTCCAATGCCATCGCCAGGACTTGCTCCTGCGTCGGTTCGTCCCGTTCCACGCCCCGCGGTTGCTCAAGCAGCACCACACGCTGGAATGGCTCGTTCGCCAGCACGCATGATGCCGGTTCCTTATCGTCCTAGCACCATGCCACAACCGTATGCCAACGCATCTCACGGAATGGCAGTTAACCGCGCGTCGATGATGGGTGGTCAACCGATGCCGATGCAACCTGCATCCGCTGGAATGGCTTATGGTTCGCCACGAACCGATCAGCCCAACTTGCCTAACTACGCATGGCCCGGCTACTCGGCTTACCCAAACTACGCCGCGTTGTCGTACCCCAAGCAGTACAGCCCATCGGCTTGGCCTTACATCGGCCCGTTCTATCCTTATCCCCAAGTGCCATTGAACTGGCGTAAGGTGACACTGGAATGGGACGACGGATGGTGGCAGCTGGACTACTCTTCGAAGTCTCGCTAA